Proteins encoded within one genomic window of Candidatus Margulisiibacteriota bacterium:
- a CDS encoding ARMT1-like domain-containing protein: MPGPELLNKIGSTAKAYPFAMETVLNSRWQFNLNYQFSRIVQWSQSCIKYENILSIVSQQYLAEQAMFLFSAVLKTIMPDNKPLFYSLNNQELDLIGTKILKLSNKSADIHSDIINSTALTALRNIFPSGSQRKNLQETLAASIYAGTVWWHQPEFYNEPGLATKTLLNKLKASPAIDHLNDLLNLINKNPALKILYIVDDNGETVFDLNFIKNLMEHYQKLKVKVWANTNSIKPNTSVADIKRILKDEYFTNLRTSTNFSVIGQPSELETIDLRFASKQLINLISDSDLLIIKGANFFENLAPNLQTKHRFHLFTVYQSTLQNLTGLSRESGVMAHLGPGQQGYGPIDQQGDPAYRLKDIIY; this comes from the coding sequence ATGCCCGGGCCTGAGCTTCTGAATAAAATCGGTTCCACGGCCAAGGCCTATCCATTTGCCATGGAAACTGTTTTGAATTCGCGCTGGCAATTCAACTTAAACTACCAATTTTCCAGAATCGTGCAATGGTCCCAGAGTTGCATAAAATATGAAAATATCCTTTCGATCGTTTCACAACAATATTTAGCTGAGCAAGCCATGTTCCTTTTTTCTGCTGTTCTCAAAACTATAATGCCCGACAATAAGCCTTTGTTTTATAGTCTGAACAACCAGGAGCTTGACCTCATCGGAACAAAAATTCTCAAACTGTCCAATAAATCCGCCGATATACATTCTGATATAATAAACAGCACCGCCTTAACCGCTTTGAGGAATATATTCCCATCCGGCTCCCAGCGCAAGAACCTGCAGGAGACGCTAGCAGCATCAATTTACGCAGGCACAGTGTGGTGGCATCAGCCTGAATTCTATAATGAGCCAGGTCTGGCCACGAAAACTCTTTTGAATAAACTTAAGGCGTCGCCAGCAATTGATCATCTGAATGACTTGTTAAATTTGATAAATAAAAATCCCGCTTTAAAAATACTATACATTGTCGATGATAACGGGGAAACAGTCTTTGACCTGAATTTTATAAAAAATTTAATGGAACATTATCAGAAATTAAAAGTAAAAGTTTGGGCTAATACCAATTCCATAAAGCCAAATACTTCTGTAGCAGATATTAAAAGAATTTTGAAAGATGAGTATTTTACAAATCTCAGGACAAGTACGAATTTTTCAGTTATCGGCCAACCCTCCGAATTGGAAACCATTGATCTCAGATTTGCCTCCAAACAGCTTATAAATTTAATATCTGACAGCGATCTATTGATTATCAAAGGAGCAAACTTTTTTGAAAATTTGGCGCCTAATCTCCAAACCAAGCACAGGTTCCATCTATTTACCGTTTACCAATCCACACTGCAAAACTTAACCGGGCTGAGCCGAGAATCGGGTGTAATGGCCCACCTTGGTCCCGGGCAACAAGGGTACGGACCGATTGACCAACAAGGCGATCCGGCTTACAGACTAAAAGATATTATCTATTAG
- a CDS encoding GyrI-like domain-containing protein, which translates to MKALRMLLTVIAVLFILYFLVLAYHGMFGKVKVTEKQMGPFTIVYESYTGDYKNTGKIFMKVYKDLEKVGIKTINSIGIYYDNPDLVAKDKLRSDLGCVLEEKDLAKAEELKTKFKVMVIEKKDAVVAEFPLKSPLSFMLAPIKAYPVLEKYLQDKNLQPVRMYEFYDMKNKKILITAEVQK; encoded by the coding sequence ATGAAAGCTCTTAGAATGCTTTTAACAGTTATTGCTGTGCTCTTTATTCTTTATTTTCTGGTTTTGGCTTATCACGGTATGTTCGGAAAGGTCAAAGTTACAGAAAAGCAGATGGGTCCTTTTACTATAGTCTATGAATCCTATACCGGTGACTACAAAAATACCGGGAAAATTTTTATGAAAGTTTATAAAGACCTGGAAAAGGTTGGAATTAAAACCATTAACAGCATCGGTATATATTACGACAATCCTGATCTTGTTGCTAAAGACAAACTACGCAGCGATCTGGGCTGTGTGCTGGAAGAAAAAGATCTGGCCAAAGCCGAAGAACTGAAAACAAAATTCAAGGTAATGGTTATTGAGAAAAAAGATGCTGTTGTTGCAGAATTTCCTTTAAAAAGCCCTCTTTCCTTTATGTTAGCGCCGATTAAAGCATATCCTGTACTGGAAAAATATTTGCAGGATAAAAATCTGCAGCCGGTCAGAATGTATGAGTTTTATGATATGAAAAATAAAAAGATACTGATAACCGCTGAGGTCCAGAAGTAG